Genomic DNA from Eleutherodactylus coqui strain aEleCoq1 chromosome 8, aEleCoq1.hap1, whole genome shotgun sequence:
TTCATGAGCGCAGCATGGGTCTGAGCTCTACGGGCTGATATTGCGCTCAACCGTGTAGGTGGGCTATAAAGGGCCATAACTTCAGGGAGCTTGGACTGTGTAAGAGTAACGTCCatgctgtattaaccctttccaatccactgtctgacatctaaagacattctaattgaaggctgtacagctccgatgtcggaagacgtccggcagggtattcttattgtatattactggctgctctgttgtcgggggcctctccagcatgtcccatactgcagtacagttactccccgacttgcgaacaggttccgttccgggagcccgttcgcaagtccgttttgttcgcaagtcgaacaagtagttgtatggagcgggatcgcgggtggatcccgctccatacaacgtcgggtgcaggctgttcttacagcgggcacccggcggcagcagttctgacgagccgcgccgcttgtcggaactgttaacactttaaataccgctctgacagcggtatttaaagtgttaacagttctgacgagcggcgcggctcgtcggaactgctgccgccgggtgcccgctgtaagaacagcctgcacccgacgttcagggagcccgtacagcgtcccacgatgagatcgcgggacgctgtgtggttgctgggcagccggggacctcctgaaaggccccagggctgcctatgcagagtgcccatcaagcgcacggcttgataggcgctctgcatagacagccctagggcctttcagaaggcccccggctgcccagcaaccgcgatgtgaccggacaggcttctatcaggcttgatagaagcctctccggtccctgcacagcatgatgtaatgccatagcattacatcatactgtgcagaacagattgttcgtatctagcgaaattcgcaagtcgaatgttcgcaagtcggggactatctgtactggcTGTAGttaacagatggcgccattgtatgatggtagaaagagaaagccccctaggaaaccctgaatccaaaattggattgcaaagggttaataacaggCTTACAACATCATGGCTACCAGGGGCTCATGGTGTACGCGTTTCGATCTTAACGAATATCGTGATCACCTCAATCCCCATAATGCAGTGCGTGTCTTAAAAACCTTCACCTCTCAAACGTCACCTGATGTTTAACCTCCTGTGTACCGATACATGCTCCCCATAGTAGCCCCCGGTGACATGCCAAGTCATTCATTCTATTTACTCATATTACATGATGGATATTTTATGTAGTTTATCCTATTCTTACGCGCATTATACAAATAGAATTACTGAATTTTATGGACTTTGCttctattgcatatttttgtgccGTTGATTTATTTTATCATGTAATATTATACGAAGTATAATATAAAAAATGGCACATTTATTAACACATTAAAACATACAAAATCCTAACTcttagggcgccttcagacgaccgtatatcggccaggtattcacgccgccCGGTATACGGCGTccctgtctgcaggggggaggctggaagaggtgggagcagtgcactgagctcccgccccctcttcacacctcggcactatttgcaatgggtgggggcaggacggaggcggagctaagtttcggaacttagccccacacctcccattgcaaatagtgccgaggtgTGAAGAGGGGCACAGCTTAGTGCACAGCTCCCacctcttccagccttctccccctgcagagagggacgccatatatcagcacacggccgatatacggtcgtctgaatgcgcctttAGGCTGTTATCCTATTGTTCTATTGACATTAGTCAATGCTGTATATACCTGCACCTGTTCTGATTGATGTTATAGGTTTTTGTTCTCTATCCAGgtccagaccgccatgaagactttTTCCAGCAATCTTCTACACCTACAGCTACTTTCAATGAAGCTCTGAGTACCCCACCCTGGTACTAGTGCaccttctgtggccccacaaagtaataagaCCCTTTCTGTGGCCCGGacttattaatagtgcccccactgagttatagtgccccctgtgtGGCCCCAGTTGTTACCCCGCAGGACTCCGTAGAGACACTCTTCTTCAGCCACAGCAGTGGCCATTATGTACCCCACGCGGTGGCGCTGGCCATTGGCAGCCTGTGCATGGAGTGGCACCGTTCTCAGCGGCCAGCGCCAGCGGGGGAAGTACATAATAGTCACTGCAGCGGCTTAGGAAGCGTATTTCTTTTGGTGGGGGGGACATCCAGCAGGTGTCTAGGGATAACGGGACCCCCAAATTCAGGCCTGTCCCACTGAATAGAAGTCTGTTGGGAGGCCCGACATGTACGAGGCTCTTCATACAGTATTTTGAAGACGGACCGTACTCCTGAGACTCGTGACAAGATGGCGTAAGGACTGTTCGCTACTCGGCGCTCACCATTACTATGCTTTGTATGAATCTTTTAAGGCCTGTTCACTTATTTTCTTGCTATCACGGCGGCCGCGTATGAGCATAAGCGCAAAAATGCTCGCTCCAGCGCTACGTTTTTGTACAGTGAAGGAGTGTTTTTTGCGCCCATGCCTGTGCAGAtactgagcgtatttgtgcaggcaccgctcattcacacgggcagaggATTCACTCCGCCTTGAGTTAATAGACTAATTAGCCTTACGAGATATCGGTGTTCGCGGGTATGTGCAAGGTTTTGTGCATACCCGCGCATATATATTTGTGTACCTTCATAGAgtcctatggggacctttagcGTTCACatgcacactaaaatagagcatgttgcgtttggTTTTCGCGtgagaatcaatgggttctattcactgcgtatttcacGCGCAAAAATTGCccgtgcaaatacgtccgtgtgtgGCTGCCCTTATAAATACATGTATGCCGTGAAAAGCTCCCGACATTAAGCTGATATTCGCCTCGCCCCTGCATATTTTGGCGCTGTTTACGTTTTATTGCATGCGTATTCTCTGCTTATTTTCATGCGCGAAAAAAAGCAAGAAAGGCCATTTAATTCATATGCAAATACGCCGTCAATGTACATATATCATGCGTATTTCTgcaggcccattcacttcaatgccataGTTTGGTGCGTAATACACAATTTTGAAtatccccattgaaataaatgggctttATTCATTGCGTATTACGCAGTGTATGTCTGCCCTCACCGCGGCCACCGTGGATGATAATGGCATCAGATTAATATGTTTCATGAAAAGCTCCTGCGATATACACTAAACGGATACCTGATGCTATACAGTGGCATTTGTCACCAATGGCTACTGTGTTAACTCCTTAACTGCCGCCGTCAAAAGACAtatgggcggtcgttaaggggcttTAATCTGCAGTGCCGTCCAAGaatggcgctgcattagaagcctggcATGGATCTCTCATGTTGGGGGGAGCTGGGGCACAGTTGGACATTTGCCCTAATAGTGGGAGCAGAAGAGTCTTTTGATTaccactatttaaaggggttgtcccgcgccgaaacgggttttttttctttcaaaccccccccccccccccccgttcggcgcgagacaaccccgatgcagggactgaaaaaaagaacaggacagcgcttacctgaatcccggcgctccggtgacttctatacttaccggtgaagatggccgccgggatcctctacctccgtggaccgcagctcttctgtgcggtccattgccgattccagcctcctgattggctggaatcggcacgtgacggggcggagctacacggagctacacggagccccatagagaacaggagaagacccggactgcgcaagcgcggctaatttggccatcggagggcgaaaattagtcggctccatgggaacgaggacgctagcaacggagcaggtaagtaaaaaactttttataacttctgtatggctcataattaatgcacaatgtacattacaaagtgcattaatatggccatacagaagtgtataaccccacttgctgccgcgggacaacccctttaaccctttacatgccgcggtcaatgCAACCATAACATGTAAAAGGcacacaatgggagggggctccctctgtcacccatcggaccccTGCGATGTAATCACAGGGTCCCCATGGGTTGCTATAGCACCCAGAGGCTTGACTATAGTCTCCGAGTCTGTCAGATATGGTGGTCCATGTGGCTCAGTGTTTGGCTGACCTTATAGGCTTATTAATATACAGTACTACTATACTGAGCTAATATAGTGCTATACTAAAGTATAGTGGTATCAATggtaaatggtaccaataaaaagtacaacatGTGCCGCAAAAAAATCCCTCACAGATCACCgttgataaaaaagaaaaatgttagaggTCTTTCAAAAGCAGCGATACAAtaaaaatacatcttttttttcaaagtgtaaaaaagttgcaaaaaaaaaaaaaaaaactttatagattTGGTACTGGCATAAttgtaccggcctgcagaattaatgtatattatttatactgcacggtgaatacagttaaaaatagaaataaaaaatatgccagaattgcatattttgttaatcttgcctctagaaaaaggGAATAAAAGGCAATCAAACCTTATATGCTCCGAAAAATTgaataagggtgaatgcacacgggcggatttgaactgTGGAATCTGAAGCGGGCGCCCGCCTCTGGACTCTGCAGCaaacaatacaaaaaataaaaattccccatatttggtatcctcGTATCCGCAACGACtcgtacaacaaattgaacacacttattatcctgcacgacaaaaagtgtaaaaaaaaccctaaaaaaacaggtaaaatgcttatttttatcattttgcctcccaaaaaaacccaataaaagtgatcaaaaaagccgcatgtaccccaaaatggtacccataaaaagtacagcttgtcgaacaaaaaacaagcccttacagtgCTCCGTCCAAGCAGACACATCACCGCCCCGACTCCTCACGGAAGTGCCCAGGGGGTGTGTGGGGACACCTGGGGGGTGAGTGGATGTGGGGATGGGGTGGTCTCTCCCTGGGAAAAGCACCCAGAGGGGTTGAGTGCTTCTCTCCCCGAAATAGTCTATATatgtgcagcatcccgtagggtgaccccggaacCATGgaatacgctgaggagctgggagggcaagatgctggcttgtcactgtggcacttaccatgctccctcccggagggatgcacgcagccaaggccagggcagcgcttggcctcttccagacacccctaggaaagGGAGGCTCAATATATGGCAGAACAGGGAAAGAGTTTGTCacatgtgacgccaccgttccggtacACATCGGATTAAACTCCGGCAGAGAATAAAATGAGCCTCAGACATATATGAAGTACCTCAAGTCCCTGGGAAcgatcagggcctggaataaacaTTACTTGGCAATCTTCAACAGTACAAGGCACAATTTTAAGTAATGACAGTACAAGAAATTATTAGACTTGAACAGTAGTACCTCGACACAGTGATCCTGACTTCAGAACAACCGTGCATAAACGAAAGGCttaggagtacctccacccggaGGCCCAGACTTCAGGCCGGCCGGGTGTGACAGAGAAAATGGGTGttcctctacgcggtgatccactagATCCGGACGGCTGCGTAGGAAAATATCCCGaagacagtacctctgcacaaggccttgacaagcactcacggttgctctcgctctgcttaggtggggctcacttcttcctcctcacatgcacatccaagctgggaaaacctctcctcctcttccatgctttacatgagggctaaaggtgcccccatgtagctggacctcctgactacaactccagaagacatggaacatcctttcctgctctcaaacactcacttttttaacctctctcataccacgggaaaggacataaattgatacatttacagacagtctccaggctttgcaaacacttacccatcacacgctgcagctgtgcaatatacataatagaatgacaagacagttttgtacagagcatctacataaaacATACATGTATGAAATTATGGAggaggccaggaaagcatgtactgagcCACTACatatgcatggtttctggcttggtttaaaaaTCTCAATCATTGTAGACCCTtttttataaggtcactttgaattgatggaatgctgccattcaataaaGGTCCCATCTTTCTGCTTTGCATTAGTCATAACAGACAACATAAatctgtcacattcctcagctcagtggactgatttagtgtttgtctctcggctcagactgtcttgtgttttttaagtctcaaatttctgtgtgtgtgaacatttatttagatcaagaggggtgtcccccctcccctctgcatctgtatgttataattatgtgccaccaaactagtttcattcattagccgaACGACGGGGGTGATATCCCTaaaagcttgctgcaacatcaagtatttgttagccattaaagggtatcatatttacaagattacttggtttctcctgctaGGAACAATCAAACACAAAGATTAGAACCCAATAATTTCAGTGGTTTAGTTCTCATGAGCGTGCTTTGTGCGTGCGGAAAAAAGTAGAACCTGCTCCATGTTTttgcattttgcgcagcaaaggcacTCAGCAAAGTTTATGGGAGGATGACAAATATGCAAAGGGaaacgtgaaacactgcgcaaaaacgCAGGGGAAAGAACAtatctgaacctcattaggccAAATAGTCTTTTAATCCATGAAAAGGGTGTGTCACGAATGTATGAActagccctgcgtgcgcaaaaagtaatGTACTATGCGCAACCACACGTGCAAAACAACCTCGCTCATGTTCGCTAATACGTTGCGCTgtggcgagcgtatttgtgcatacagttgtctaaataagcctttCCTCAAAAAGTATTACCTATACTGATAAATGTAACAAGGCCTTCGGCTGAGCAAGCCAGACTTCATTAGGATGTTAAACAATGTTTCCATTCAatcactgcaagcagagatcttgaaaaaagCGCTAGAATTACAAAGTTTAgtagaaaataatttttcatTATACAATAATTTAGGACTATGAAACAACGGTGTTACGCGTATGCTTGGTGATTTGGTAGACCGCAGTGCGATATTCCACGCTATTACAGAAGTTTATCATTACTAAAAGAAAAATTATGGCAGAGAATGCCCATTAAGCAAATAAGCACTACTCACCCGTTAAATGGCCACCCAACTCGGTGCCTCTGCCCCTCCTACCCTTGACCTAGGAGCTcctggtcatgtgccattcactgtgcactgtgactgctgcagccaaccactgactggctgcagcagtcatgtgaagaATAAacctcacatgactgctgcaggagCTTTTGGTGCGCGTGGCAGCTCCGCTGGATCGGGGTCCATTCACTAGGTGAGTAGTGCTTATATCTTTTATTTTAACCCGTTCCCTgcctatagatttttttttttttactcaaaactcacaaccccttttaagttaaAACCATGGAGGCGGTGCAGACATGGCAGGTGTAGTCACCATCTCGCAACTGCAGCCAGTCTGACTTTGGAAGTATGGTACTATACATCGCATGTTCTGATCTCACAGCCGGATGTGGACTATATTTATCGGGACTGCTTCAGTACTGGTGGTCCCAACATACGGATAGAGTTTCTCGGTGAAGGTCCATGAGAAGCTGTAGATATGAGCCATCTTGTCTGCATCGTAGAAGGACACCTGACCACCCTGGTAATCCAGATACACACCAACTCTCCTCAGTGAGGCCTTGATGCCCAGAGGTAAAATAGGGGCAGTTAACAAGACAATGCCGAGCTGGCAGTTGTGGAATATAGCCCAGTAGCCATCGTGTAAAGAAGCACCACTTGTCTGTTTCCTGTTCACCGTCTCCTTGGCCAGTCCTATGACCCACTCCTTCTTCTTGTCTACGTTGATCTCCCAGTAGTGGCGGCCATGACTGAAGCCTTCTTTGGTCAATGCTACATTGAAATGAGAGAACCGCATGGGACTGTGGGAACATAAAATAATGTAGAATGTCATCATGTGAAGCTCGGCCTTTATTGAAAGAGCAGGCAAGTATAAAAATACATCCCCCGGCTCCCGGCTCCTCCCCGAACAGCTCCATAACGTAGATTACAGTgatgtggggatgtgacaggttccctttaattggaGACCAATAAGATGTCCGTTTGAGAAGGGTTCTGTTCATTTGTGGCATTTGGAAGACCACGTGGAGTCCCTGCATACTTTGATTAGCCATGACCACAAAATGCAGGCAGCTAGATACTTTCCTAAGGCCACCAACTTGGACAAGGGGCTCATtgactttatttttgttttccaaGACCAATTTTTTCTACAGCTCTAGTGTTTGGGGGCCATTATGTGCCCTTATATACCAATTTGTTCCTGGGGCTGTGGGAAAAAGTGGTGGTCCAAAGATTATCTTCATGTCAATCTGTCATTTCATGGTCCAGATTTGTAATCAAGCAGCTCCATGTCACAACTCAAGGACAACTCAGAGTGAGTTAAACATTGAACTCACTTGGCATTATAGCCAGTCTTAGACTGAATTCTTACATATTGAAAAGGATTGGGGAGGTTCATTGTACAATGATGTGTTTAGAAAAACCATCTCAACCAATGCTTTACTGTATGCCACACAGGGCCGGTGCCAGCAGCCGGACCCTTCCTCCTTTTACCATGCACTCCAACGTGGCTACAGTGTGCCAATTTGAGCCATTATACAGGTTAGGTCTTGTCAGGGATTCCCTATATAAAGCCTCTACTTTTACGTTTTGGGCATCTCCTGACAGAGCTGAAGGGTATCGAAACGTGTCGAGGTGTTCAGACTCCTGCCACTTTCTGAACCATGACTCAGGTTAATTTAGCACGGAAGAGGGCGATATCGAGCCGTGAAACTCAGCGTTATAAcagtgtgtgagagtgaccttaggGTATGTTCCTGGCAGTCCATGTTATTTTGTTCTCCTATTTGTGGGCATTCTTTTACCTCCATTTattgattttaaccctttgcaatccaattttggattcagagtttcctagggggctttctctttctgccattatacaatggcaccatctgctggctagagccagtactgcagtatgtgacatgccagagaggccccccaacaacagagcagccagtaatctacagtaagaataccctgccggacgtcttccgacatcgaaaatgtacagccttcaatcacaatgtctttagacatcagacagtggagtggaaagggttaacgtaATCCACCatattaggctccattcacatttgTGTTCTGTTCCGTTACAGAACAAAAGAACAAAGAAAATGGCATGACTGACACCAGCAGTGCCTgacggaacccattgactataatgggttctaacagggtttttattattttatgggaaaataaatattttatgtggaatgtaatattttaatataaaTGTACTGATGGGTAGAACACAGCCCCTGCATGAGGAATAGGAGTGACTCTGGAAGCCCACCATAATATCGTCATCTCCCTCCAGCAACTAAAAGAACAATGATGAGAATACCATTGTGTGAGGACATTGTTTTTAAGCACTTTTCACATATTCTGCCAAACCAGCACTGTTGTCATTACTTGCAGCTTACCTGTTCTGAAAAACTCTCCTGAAAAACCTTGAGTTGTAGCAGATGCTGGTCAAATCCTCAGACATTAGATTGCTGTGAGCGGTCTCTGGATCCAGCGTTAGAGGTGAGGCAGCTATGGGATTAGATGAAATGAACGAGGAGTTTGAAGGTTTTGTAGGATGTAGAATATAATATTTTTTACTTTATCCTGCATCTGGCGACTCAACTCTACAATACTACAGCAATTCAGTTACCAGCtctgcacagtgatagtgattacagtgcagttacaagTGACTACTTCTCTGATTAGAATCatactttcctttttcttctctaaCCGGGGCCAGACCACAATGACAATGTCTTCCAGCTATGACTCGTCTGTGCATAAAAAGTCCCATCCTACTGCTACCTTCAGTGTTCCTCTCAGTGCTCTTACACAATAATAGAGCCCTCTTTGAACCCTACACTGTTCTAGTGCCCTCTTTTGTGCTCCACAAATAGTGCCTCCCTCAGTAATTCATTTCTTGCATTCTTACCCTTTCCCCTTTTCAATGTGTGCCCAAGTCTCCtaccgtgtttctccgaaaataagacagggtcttatattaatttttgctccaaaatatttcttttttatatgtatatctgcctggacaccatttaaaaatcatgctaggtcttattttcagggtaggtcttattttcagggaaccagGGTACCTCCTGTGCACTGTTATTGTACTTTTTCTTGTTTGTAGTGAGTTCCTCTGTGGAAGTGCATTGACTGTGGCATCAGTGGGTTGGGTGAGGGGGCAGCGGTTCCTGAGCTATGGGAGCTTCAATGTTAACATGATAACAGACTGCAGTGTGCATCATGACAATAGCGTTAATGCACAGAGAAAGATACTCTTCACTGCCTCTGTGGGGAGATCAACATTCCTGTGCAGGTAGGGAGAGAGGCTACAAGTCCCTCTGGCTGCATGGTGGTGTTGGGGGATCTGTGGGACTCCTAGCCTAGGGGCCAGGTTGCAAAGCTACTGGTCCTCCCTGTGTTTCCTGTAACATAATGGGTGTAAGAAGTAGTCactgatgattttttttattccctgaTTAATAAATTAGTGTCGCTGCAGGATAAAGGAAAACAGTAAGCGAATACTACTGTATTATATCACAGGCAGCACAAGAACAGCTGATGTACAATGTGAGGTCCCCAAACATGTAGGTCCATGTCTCTCAGCTTCCTGCCCCACTGTGCCAAGTTCCATGCAGTCCTCACATGTATTTGGATTACCTGGTTTTACTACAGACAGCATATTCTTCCAGGCATAGTACTGGAAGGGTCCCTTGAACAGCCCTGTGTGTGGTTTCTCCTCGACCACAGTGAGGTTTTTTTTCGATCTGGTCTGTTCTACAATGTCTATTAGAAGGCAACAAAAGTATAAGGTTATAAAGTCATCCCTCGAAATGCACTGGAGAACGCTGATGCATGTCAAGTCTTAAAGGCTATGGGAACTTTTcgcataaaaaaatcaatatgCATATATTACTAAGTccctgcgagagttttcacttactctcgcagcgcagtggagaaaaaaacgccagtgggtgtccgcccttacacagctatctctccatctTCTCCCAGAGTAGTTGTTGGTCCTGTTTCCCCTCACTGCCCATAAGAGGGGAGAATTCACCCAGAGTGAATTGCCGTGCTCCGTAAGAGTATCTTTCTGTGCTTTCTATTCTCCTTATCCCCTCCACCATCCCTAGCACTGTCCTACAGCCCTATGTAATAATAGCTTTCTGTGCTCTCTATCTTCcttatctcctccaccatccccagcACTGTCCTACAGCCCTATGTAATAATAGCTTTCTGTGCTCTCTATCCTCctcatctcctccaccatccccagcACTGTCCTACAGCCCTATGTAATAATAGCTTTCTGTGCTCTCTATCCTCctcatctcctccaccatccccagcACTGTCCTACAGCCCTATGTAATAATAGCTTTCTGTGCTCTCTATCCTCctcatctcctccaccatccccagcACTGTCCTACAGCCCTATGTAA
This window encodes:
- the LOC136577673 gene encoding zinc-binding protein A33-like yields the protein MLSVVKPAASPLTLDPETAHSNLMSEDLTSICYNSRFFRRVFQNSPMRFSHFNVALTKEGFSHGRHYWEINVDKKKEWVIGLAKETVNRKQTSGASLHDGYWAIFHNCQLGIVLLTAPILPLGIKASLRRVGVYLDYQGGQVSFYDADKMAHIYSFSWTFTEKLYPYVGTTSTEAVPINIVHIRL